The Chengkuizengella sediminis genome segment GAACATTATTTCTTAATCTTAAATATCGACTCTACCAATGGATAGGAGTTATGATTGGATGTTTAGGTGTGACTGTTACACTAGGATTCCATTTGCAGTTAAAATCAGGGACATTATTTGGCTTAGGAGCAGGACTTTCTTGGGCTATTGCAACGATTTTGGTTAAAAAATGGGGATTTCGTTTTGATATATGGGCATTAACGGCATATCAAATGTTATTTGGTGGATTATTGCTCTTACTTTTAAGCATAACGATTGAAACTCCCAAGTTCATGCTCAACACGGAATCAATTTTGATCGTATTATACCTTGCCATTATGGGTTCGATTGTGCAATTTGCAACATGGTATTACCTACTTAGTTTAGGTGATCCAGGAAAAATTAGTGCTTTCCTTTTTTTAGCTCCGTTTTTTGGTGTATTATCAGGATGGGCAATACTCGGAGAAATAGTACAATGGTATGTGTATTTGGGAGGTTTGTTTATTTTTATAGGTATATTTTTAGTAAACTGGACTCCTAGTATAAATCCACAAAAGTGAATATATTTATTATAGAAAGTAGGAAAAGAAATGCCCCGCATACTCTTTATTGTACTTATATTACTCAGCCTCATTTGGGGTGGATCTTTTTACTTTATTAAAATATTACTAGAAGACTTTGGTCCATGGTCGATTGCTTTTTTAAGATCTTCCTTCGGTTTAGTTACCATTGTTCTGATTATGCTCATATTACGCAAACCTTTTGAACTTCGAAAAATGCCTTGGGCCCCGCTAACGATTATGGCTTCAATCAATACGGCTATTCCTTGGGCTTTCATTGCATTTAGTGAAACTAGATTATCGAGCAGTATGGCTTCTGTATTAAATGCGACAACACCATTATGGACCATTATCGTTGGTATTATATTTTTTCGTGCAGCTACCAACCGTATGCAATGGTTAGGAATCGGAATTGGTTTAATAGGTATTATTATCCTACTTGATATCAATCCTGTTCATATTATTTCAGTAGATATACTTGGATTTGTTTGTATGATTGCGGCTACCCTTTGTTATGCATT includes the following:
- a CDS encoding DMT family transporter, whose protein sequence is MNRFVYGCLVVLATSLMGSSFAIGKMGLTYISPFLLVGLRFTLAGSIMVLWVKKKRLPSSIRNWSRVFTIGLFQTAAVMGCIFLSLRTITAGESSILTFINPLLVVILGTLFLNLKYRLYQWIGVMIGCLGVTVTLGFHLQLKSGTLFGLGAGLSWAIATILVKKWGFRFDIWALTAYQMLFGGLLLLLLSITIETPKFMLNTESILIVLYLAIMGSIVQFATWYYLLSLGDPGKISAFLFLAPFFGVLSGWAILGEIVQWYVYLGGLFIFIGIFLVNWTPSINPQK
- a CDS encoding DMT family transporter; translation: MPRILFIVLILLSLIWGGSFYFIKILLEDFGPWSIAFLRSSFGLVTIVLIMLILRKPFELRKMPWAPLTIMASINTAIPWAFIAFSETRLSSSMASVLNATTPLWTIIVGIIFFRAATNRMQWLGIGIGLIGIIILLDINPVHIISVDILGFVCMIAATLCYAFGSQLSKRLLKGLSMYQITFCTLFIGALGSGSIALSVESISISHLVSWTNISVLIGLGVFGSGIAYILFYYLVQKGSAEFATMVTYLVPGTAIIWGYTLLGEEVKWSLLVGLVFVLGGVFLSSRKQPSIAVNQKMKKQIRNTSEI